Proteins encoded within one genomic window of Oncorhynchus mykiss isolate Arlee chromosome 27, USDA_OmykA_1.1, whole genome shotgun sequence:
- the LOC110507696 gene encoding vacuolar protein sorting-associated protein 53 homolog codes for MMMEEEELEFAEDLEAILHLTPEVQLAIEQVFPSQDPLDRADFNAVEYINTLFPTEQSLANIDDVVNKIRLKIRCLDDNIRTVVRGQTNVGQDGRQALEEAQVAIGQLFGKIKDIKDKAEKSEQMVKEITRDIKQLDHAKRHLTTSITTLNHLHMLAGGVDSLEAMTRKRQYGEVANLLQGVVNVLEHFHKYMGIPQIRQLSERVKVAQSELGTQILADFEEAFPAQGSKRAGGPSNVLRDACLVANVLDPRIKQEIIKKFIRQHLSEYMVLFQENQDVAWLDKIDRRYAWIKRQLVDYEEKYGRMFPEEWCMTERIAVEFCHITRTELAKVMRTRAKEIEVKLLLFAIQRTTNFEGLLAKRFSGCTLTDRPGVKKPETPLESTNPFLEDEIGEDGSEMEEDLDRPKKHKAPDNPFHGIISKCFESHLYVYIESQDKNLGEMIDRFVSDFRAQGPPKAGTEDGGAVLPSCADLFVYYKKCMVQCSQLSTGEPMIAFTTIFQKYLREYAWKILSGNLPKTSSNSGGLTIKSLLQEKEGSEAAKFTVEELCLICSILSTAEYCLATTQQLEEKLKEKVDKNLVERINLTGEMDTFSNVISNSIQLLVQDLDAACDPALTAMSKMPWQSVEHVGDQSPYVTSVIMHIKQNVPIIRDNLASTRKYFTQFCIKFTNSFIPKFINHLFRCKTISMVGAEQLLLDTHSLKTVLLDLPSIGSQVVRKAPASYTKIVVKGMTRAEMILKVVMAPHEPSVVFVDNYIKLLADGNPETFQKTLDMKGLKRSEQSSMLELFRQRLPTPPSGTDGGPSLSFSTPTPEQENSRIRKLEKLIKKRL; via the exons TCACTGGCTAATATAGATGATGTGGTCAACAAGATCCGTCTGAAGATTCG gTGTCTGGATGACAACATCAGGACGGTGGTGAGAGGCCAGACCAATGTGGGCCAGGATGGCAGACAG GCACTGGAGGAGGCTCAGGTAGCCATCGGCCAGCTCTTTGGCAAAATCAAAGACATTAAGGACAAGGCTGAGAAATCTGAGCAAATG GTCAAGGAGATAACGCGGGACATCAAACAGCTGGACCATGCTAAGCGTCACCTGaccacctccatcaccaccctCAACCACCTGCACATGCTGGCCGGGGGCGTGGACTCTCTAGA GGCAATGACGAGGAAGAGGCAGTATGGAGAGGTGGCTAACCTGCTACAAGGTGTAGTCAACGTCCTGGAGCACTTCCACAAATACATGGGAATCCCTCAAATCAGACAGCTCTCAGAGAG GGTAAAAGTGGCCCAAAGCGAGCTGGGGACTCAGATCCTGGCAGACTTTGAAGAGGCCTTCCCCGCTCAGGGGTCAAAG AGAGCAGGGGGACCCAGTAATGTTCTGAGGGATGCCTGTCTTGTGGCCAACGTCTTGGACCCCCGCATCAAACAGGAGATCATCAAGAAGTTCATCAGACAGCACCTCTCTGAGTACATGGTGCTCTTCCAGGAGAATCAGGAT GTAGCTTGGTTGGATAAGATTGACCGCCGTTACGCCTGGATTAAGCGTCAGCTGGTGGACTATGAGGAGAAGTACGGACGCATGTTCCCTGAAGAGTGGTGTATGACTGAACGTATCGCTGTGGAGTTCTGCCACATcaccag GACAGAGCTGGCCAAAGTGATGCGGACGCGGGCCAAAGAGATCGAGGTCAAGTTGCTTCTGTTTGCCATTCAGAGGACCACCAACTTCGAGGGGCTGCTCGCCAAGCGCTTCTCTGGGTGCACCCTCACCGACAGGCCCGGG gtgaagaagccggagaCACCACTGGAGTCCACCAACCCTTTCCTGGAGGACGAGATTGGAGAGGATGGGtcagagatggaggaggatctgGATAGG CCCAAGAAGCACAAGGCTCCTGACAACCCCTTCCATGGCATTATTTCCAAGTGCTTCGAGTCTCACCTCTATGTCTACATCGAGTCTCAGGACAA GAACCTGGGGGAGATGATTGACCGTTTCGTGTCAGACTTCCGGGCACAGGGCCCCCCCAAGGCGGGCACGGAGGACGGTGGAGCGGTGCTGCCCAGCTGTGCTGACCTGTTCGTCTACTATAAGAAGTGCATGGTGCAGTGCTCTCAGCTCAGCACAGGGGAACCTATGATCGCCTTCACCACCATCTTCCAGAAGTACCTCAGAGAGTATGCCTGGAAGATACTGTCTGGAAACCTACCCAA gacTAGCAGTAACAGTGGAGGACTGACCATCAAGAGTCTACTGCAGGAGAAGGAGGGTTCGGAGGCTGCTAAGTTCACTGTAGAGGAGCTGTGCCTCATCTGTAGCATTCTCAGTACTGCAGAGTACTGTCTGGCCACAACACAGCAg ttGGAGGAGAAGCTGAAGGAGAAGGTGGATAAGAACCTGGTGGAGAGAATCAACCTGACTGGAGAGATGGACACCTTCAGCAA tgtgatcTCCAACAGTATCCAGTTGCTTGTTCAGGACCTGGACGCTGCCTGTGACCCTGCTCTCACTGCCATGAGCAAG ATGCCATGGCAGAGCGTAGAGCATGTAGGTGACCAGAGTCCCTATGTGACGTCAGTCATCATGCACATCAAACAGAACGTCCCCATCATCagagataacctggcctccacacgAAAATACTTCACCCAGTTCTGCATCAAGTTCACCAA ctCTTTCATTCCTAAATTCATCAACCACTTGTTCAGATGTAAGACTATCAGCATGGTGGGGGCTGAACAG CTCCTCCTGGACACCCACTCCCTGAAGACAGTGTTGTTGGATCTGCCCTCTATAGGCTCTCAGGTGGTCCGCAAGGCCCCAGCCAGCTACACCAAGATAGTCGTGAAGGGGATGACCCGCGCTGAGATGATCCTCAAG GTGGTCATGGCCCCCCATGAACCCTCTGTGGTGTTTGTGGATAACTACATCAAGCTCCTTGCTGACGGGAACCCAGAGACCTTCCAGAAAACTCTGGATATGAAG gggttgaAGCGCAGTGAGCAGAGCAGCATGTTGGAGCTCTTCAGACAGAGGTTACCCACTCCACCCTCAGGGACCGATGgaggcccctctctctccttcagcacCCCCACCCCCGAGCAGGAGAACTCGCGCATACGCAAACTGGAGAAGCTCATCAAGAAGAGACtctga
- the LOC110507700 gene encoding refilin-B-like, which produces MVGRLNLLNVCDNDPLDMSCKAERGLDSPDSGLPPSPSPSHWLLPDCRDKGAISPVSEDESRGSSLVPILSIGSVPQLHTLSYGEGIELDPLLTKEIRYTSSVHYDSERHFIHDMAMQPRGLGLENCSQMVLAVPHSTWRHYKTQLDFQPRQRAQRFQSTTIVFPKHARTIYTTELSYDSRRLARRFMSRVELEAADRSRLPQ; this is translated from the exons ATGGTGGGCAGACTAAACTTGCTGAATGTATGTGACAACGACCCATTGGACATGAGCTGCAAAGCCGAGCGGGGACTTGACAGCCCGGACTCCGGACTACCCCCCAGCCCCAGTCCGAGCCACTGGCTGTTGCCTGACTGCAGAGATAAAGGTGCCATAAGCCCGGTGTCTGAAGACGAGAGCAGAGGGTCATCCTTG GTCCCCATTTTATCGATTGGATCTGTTCCTCAGCTGCACACCTTGTCCTACGGGGAGGGCATAGAACTTGATCCACTACTGACCAAGGAAATACG ATACACATCGTCTGTCCACTATGACTCAGAGCGTCACTTTATCCATGACATGGCCATGCAGCCCAGAGGCCTGGGTCTGGAGAACTGCAGCCAGATGGTCCTGGCTGTCCCTCACAGCACCTGGAGACACTACAAGACCCAGCTGGACTTCCAGCCTCGCCAACGGGCCCAGCGCTTCCAGAGCACCACCATCGTCTTCCCCAAGCACGCTCGCACCATCTACACAACCGAGTTGAGCTACGACAGTCGCCGGCTTGCCAGGAGATTCATGTCGCGGGTGGAGCTGGAGGCTGCTGACCGGAGTAGGCTACCCCAGTAG